The Mycobacteriales bacterium DNA segment GGCGCGGTCAACCTGACCGGCCCGGACCCGGTGACCAACCGCGCGTTCACCAGGACGCTCGGGACGGTGCTGCACCGTCCGGTGCTGCCGGTGCGGGTGCCGCGGCTGGCCCTGCGGGTGCTGGTCGGCGAGTTCGCGGACATCGGCATCGTGATGGGCCAGCGGGTGCTGCCCCGGGTCCTGCAGGACACCGGCTACCGCTTCCAGCACCGCACCGCCGAGGAGGCGCTGCGGTGGGCGACCTGATCACCACGCCGTACGGGTTCGGCTCGACCACGGCCGAGGTCAGCGCGGGCGCCGACCTCACCGGCCGGCGCGCGATCGTGACCGGGGTGGGTCAGGGGCTGGGCCGGCAGACCGCGCTCGCGCTGGCCGCCCTCGGCGCCGACGTCACCGGCACCGTCCGCACCGGCGCCTCCGGGCCGGTCCCGCGGCTGGACCTGGCCGATCCCGCCTCGGTGGCGGCGTTCGTGGACGCCTGGCACGGCCCGCTGCACCTGCTGGTCTGCAACGCCGGCGGCATCCTCCCCGAGCTGGCCCGGACCCCGGCCGGCGTCGAGCTGCAGCTCGCGGCCAACCACCTCGGCCATTTCCAGCTCGCCACCGGCCTCTACGACGCGCTCGCCGCCGGTGCGGCCGAGGCCGGGGAGGCCCGGATCGTCACGCTCACCTCGTCCGGCCACCTCTACTCCCCGGTGGTCTTCGACGACCTGCACTTCCGCTACCGGGCGTACTCCGACACGCTCGGCTACGGCCAGGCCAAGACCGCGAACGTCCTGTTCGGGGTCGGCGCGACCGCCCGCTGGGCCGCGGCCGGTATCACCGCCAACGCGGCCATGCCCGGCCCGACGCTGACCGGCTTCCAGCGCAACATGGACCCGCGGCGGCTGCGCGAGCGCCTCGGCGACGCCGCCCCCGGCACGGTCCCGCCCGGCTTCAAGACGATCGAGCA contains these protein-coding regions:
- a CDS encoding SDR family NAD(P)-dependent oxidoreductase; the protein is MGDLITTPYGFGSTTAEVSAGADLTGRRAIVTGVGQGLGRQTALALAALGADVTGTVRTGASGPVPRLDLADPASVAAFVDAWHGPLHLLVCNAGGILPELARTPAGVELQLAANHLGHFQLATGLYDALAAGAAEAGEARIVTLTSSGHLYSPVVFDDLHFRYRAYSDTLGYGQAKTANVLFGVGATARWAAAGITANAAMPGPTLTGFQRNMDPRRLRERLGDAAPGTVPPGFKTIEQGAATTVFLAVSPLVAGIGGRYFEDCAEAAVVADNNGFRSGVAPYALDPGNADRLWTESERLVALSRG